Proteins from a single region of Blastocatellia bacterium:
- a CDS encoding ATP-binding cassette domain-containing protein, producing MTDRPPVAIDFKNVWHSYDGEHFVLEDVSFTVARGEMVVILGGSGSGKSTILRLVLGLQKPDRGEIYIDGQETTRLSEEDLLAVRRKMGIVFQSGALFDSLTVRENVGYRLYEEGWPEEKIEEEVKRQLAFIEFKGDMDVLPGELSGGMRRAVAIARALVGGPEILLFDEPTAGLDPPTARTLCELAAKYRDLQGGASIFVTHRMDDVRFLSSVLYTRTATGEIICLHRNDDNFSLINTRFIILRNHRIYFIGTEEQLRRSCDPYIQEFIGAQEAFEEYEIFEEAAVSD from the coding sequence ATGACGGATAGACCACCAGTAGCAATTGACTTCAAGAATGTCTGGCACTCCTACGATGGAGAACACTTTGTCCTCGAAGACGTCAGCTTCACGGTCGCACGGGGAGAAATGGTCGTTATCCTCGGTGGCTCCGGAAGCGGCAAGTCAACGATCCTTCGTCTCGTTCTCGGCCTCCAGAAACCCGACCGGGGAGAGATCTACATTGACGGTCAGGAGACGACCCGTCTGAGCGAAGAGGATCTCCTCGCCGTTCGACGAAAAATGGGAATCGTCTTCCAGTCGGGGGCGCTCTTTGACAGCTTGACTGTGCGAGAGAACGTCGGTTACCGGCTCTACGAAGAAGGGTGGCCGGAAGAGAAAATCGAGGAAGAAGTCAAACGCCAGTTGGCCTTCATCGAATTCAAAGGCGACATGGATGTCCTGCCGGGCGAGTTGTCCGGGGGGATGCGGCGGGCCGTTGCCATTGCCCGGGCGCTCGTCGGAGGACCAGAGATCCTGCTGTTTGATGAACCGACGGCCGGCCTCGATCCTCCGACGGCACGGACACTGTGCGAACTGGCAGCAAAATACCGCGATCTTCAAGGAGGAGCTTCGATCTTCGTCACCCACCGAATGGATGACGTGAGGTTTCTCTCCTCGGTGCTTTACACCCGCACAGCCACCGGGGAGATCATCTGCCTCCATCGGAACGACGATAACTTCTCCCTCATTAACACCCGGTTCATCATTCTGCGAAACCATCGGATCTACTTTATCGGGACGGAAGAGCAACTTCGTCGCTCGTGCGACCCTTACATCCAGGAGTTCATCGGCGCTCAGGAGGCATTCGAAGAGTATGAAATATTCGAAGAGGCAGCCGTGAGCGATTAG